One stretch of Halobacillus litoralis DNA includes these proteins:
- a CDS encoding cyclase yields the protein MDKRVQFDFEIEFTNGGGIQGHEFRLDIVEDDITDEELAKYIVEDMRLLLVGEVRILNKKIIIEKHKRRPANE from the coding sequence ATGGATAAAAGAGTTCAATTCGATTTTGAGATCGAATTTACTAATGGCGGTGGGATACAAGGTCATGAATTCCGGCTTGATATTGTTGAAGATGACATTACTGACGAAGAGTTAGCAAAGTATATTGTCGAGGATATGAGGTTGTTATTGGTTGGTGAGGTTAGAATATTAAACAAAAAAATAATTATTGAAAAACATAAACGAAGACCTGCTAATGAGTAG
- a CDS encoding ABC transporter permease subunit: protein MWNTIRLIFTGGALEYYHRGKYFPLFPELMELFSKSMMYLLLGLALGLVVAVLTTMLIMSLSNKFRAFPKMVLFVLESLPDIFIILVLQLLIVWIYKNTNVLLFSITSTMDSDPWLLPVLVLSILPGIYVTKYLLLAFEFEEEQPYVKLALSKGLSKWRILFIHMFRNSVLTLFNHFKSIFTFALANLLMLEIIFDIDGFMTFIYEHSVLNPEILTISLFLVFVPFFILFTIIQWMLEAKFLKGGVRVD from the coding sequence ATGTGGAATACCATACGACTCATTTTTACAGGTGGGGCGCTGGAGTACTATCATCGGGGGAAGTACTTTCCGCTTTTTCCTGAGTTGATGGAGTTATTTAGCAAGTCTATGATGTATCTACTTTTAGGGTTGGCCCTTGGTCTGGTTGTGGCTGTTCTAACAACCATGCTGATCATGTCGTTATCCAACAAATTCCGTGCGTTCCCTAAAATGGTTTTGTTTGTTCTGGAATCACTGCCTGATATCTTTATTATCCTGGTCCTTCAATTGCTTATTGTGTGGATCTACAAGAATACGAATGTCCTACTCTTTTCTATCACAAGTACTATGGATAGCGATCCATGGTTACTTCCTGTTCTTGTATTATCTATTCTTCCTGGCATTTATGTAACGAAGTACCTGTTATTAGCCTTTGAGTTTGAAGAAGAGCAGCCGTACGTGAAGTTAGCCTTAAGCAAAGGGCTGAGCAAGTGGAGAATATTGTTCATTCACATGTTTCGAAATTCTGTACTGACCTTATTCAACCACTTTAAAAGTATCTTCACTTTTGCTTTAGCTAATCTACTGATGTTGGAAATCATCTTTGATATTGATGGGTTTATGACGTTCATTTATGAGCATAGTGTTTTGAATCCTGAAATTTTGACGATTAGCTTATTCCTCGTGTTTGTTCCCTTCTTCATTCTATTTACCATCATTCAATGGATGTTGGAGGCGAAGTTTTTGAAGGGAGGGGTAAGGGTTGACTAA
- a CDS encoding spore germination protein, translating to MKKLNKDIIEEKMQAEELKIDEMKNFFKDYSNVKFISNEHHSNIVTFYMNGSVDTHQLNQFYHSIVELLSQNKLNTFKGDLPPVEVYHNFKQSIEKVFSGYLMFYKQGDKCIYGVDISKFPQRSLEESNTEVSVKGPRDGFNEDLYTNLLLIRKRLNTENLYTETLTVGEISKTKISIVYLKDKLDNNTLNEVRHRLEDLQVECLISSGQLEQWISDRTFSLFPLFDHIGRPDFAVESLMKGKLIIVIDGSPLVLIGPVKIFELLGSPEDVHFPYHIVFFQRTLRVVALFLSVFLPGFWVAIATVNIDLLPFNLLATVVIARQGMPLPFILEFLFLLLLFEILREAGVRMPKPVGQTITVVGGLIIGDALIRAGMASATLIVVIALSTVATYTIGNQSLIGTFSLLRIYIILISSVLGIYGFMLGMISILLYLSRLESFSVPYLDPVVSLKIKPLLKRKLQQSLKQKNKGFSSRRK from the coding sequence ATGAAAAAGTTAAACAAAGATATAATTGAAGAGAAAATGCAAGCAGAAGAACTGAAAATAGATGAAATGAAAAATTTCTTTAAAGATTATTCCAATGTTAAATTTATCTCAAATGAACACCATTCTAATATTGTAACTTTTTATATGAATGGATCTGTGGACACCCATCAACTCAATCAATTTTATCACTCAATTGTTGAGCTGTTGTCTCAGAATAAACTGAACACTTTTAAAGGGGACCTTCCGCCTGTTGAAGTCTATCATAATTTTAAACAAAGTATAGAAAAAGTGTTTTCGGGATACTTGATGTTTTATAAGCAAGGCGATAAATGTATATACGGTGTAGATATTTCAAAGTTTCCGCAACGTTCTCTTGAAGAATCGAACACTGAAGTCTCGGTTAAAGGTCCAAGAGATGGATTTAATGAAGACTTGTACACAAATTTATTACTAATTCGTAAAAGACTCAACACTGAAAATTTATATACTGAAACCTTAACCGTAGGTGAAATTAGCAAAACAAAAATCTCTATTGTTTACCTAAAGGATAAACTAGATAATAACACTCTAAATGAAGTTCGTCACCGTCTAGAAGATCTTCAGGTTGAGTGTTTAATTAGCAGTGGGCAATTGGAACAATGGATTTCAGATCGGACATTTTCATTGTTTCCTCTATTTGATCATATCGGACGTCCAGATTTTGCAGTTGAGTCTTTAATGAAAGGGAAATTAATAATTGTCATTGATGGTTCCCCGCTAGTTCTCATAGGCCCTGTGAAGATATTTGAACTTTTAGGGTCACCAGAAGATGTTCATTTTCCTTATCATATAGTATTTTTCCAGAGAACATTAAGGGTTGTTGCCCTCTTTTTATCAGTATTTCTGCCAGGGTTCTGGGTAGCTATCGCAACTGTAAATATTGATCTGCTTCCGTTTAATTTGCTAGCTACAGTTGTTATAGCCAGGCAAGGGATGCCTCTCCCATTTATTTTAGAGTTCTTATTTCTGTTATTGCTGTTTGAAATTTTAAGAGAAGCTGGGGTGCGGATGCCAAAACCGGTGGGTCAAACGATTACTGTAGTGGGTGGTTTAATTATTGGAGATGCATTGATTCGAGCTGGTATGGCATCCGCGACTCTCATTGTAGTGATAGCTTTATCAACAGTTGCAACTTATACAATAGGAAATCAGTCACTGATTGGAACATTTAGTCTATTAAGGATTTACATAATTCTTATTTCAAGTGTACTTGGAATTTATGGATTTATGTTGGGGATGATTAGTATTCTTCTCTACCTTTCAAGGTTGGAATCATTTTCAGTACCTTATTTGGATCCTGTTGTTTCATTGAAAATTAAACCCCTGTTAAAGAGAAAGTTGCAGCAATCACTAAAACAAAAAAACAAAGGCTTTTCTAGTAGGCGGAAATGA
- a CDS encoding DMT family transporter: protein MAWISLILAGLFEVVGVTMMNKLHRDRNWQSLVLLILGFGASFVFLAYSMKTLPMGTAYAIWTGIGASGGAILGMVLYGESKEWRRVIFIGMVLGAAIGLKLVS from the coding sequence ATGGCATGGATTTCTTTAATCTTAGCAGGTTTATTTGAAGTGGTTGGTGTTACTATGATGAATAAATTGCATAGAGATCGCAATTGGCAATCATTAGTACTATTAATTCTCGGATTTGGAGCAAGTTTTGTATTCCTTGCTTATTCAATGAAAACACTGCCTATGGGTACAGCTTATGCAATTTGGACAGGAATTGGGGCTTCTGGTGGAGCCATTTTAGGTATGGTTTTATATGGCGAATCAAAAGAATGGAGAAGAGTTATTTTTATAGGCATGGTTCTAGGGGCTGCAATAGGATTAAAGCTCGTCTCATAA
- a CDS encoding cation:proton antiporter: protein MFILQLALMIIAAKLAGSLSVKFGQPSVLGQIIVGVLLGPSVFGLIGASDTLSAFSTIGVILLMFIAGLETDLDEFKRSGKSSTFVGLGGILVPLFLGYFTGVMMDLTILQSWFLGVVLSATSVSISVQALKEMNQLKTPEGTTILGAAVIDDVIVMIVLAFLMSFAGGGEVALTTLVLKKALFFTVAIFIAWKVVPFFMKKFTNLPINEPVISAAIIVCFLYAYAAEYTGVAHIIGAYIAGIAIGLTGFKHEVFEKVETISYSIFVPIFFAYIGISAEFTGILDNLVPIILLSILAILTKFVGSGTGAKLAGFGWNSSMGIGSAMVSRGEVALIVATMGLSANLISQELFATIIVVVIVTTIATPPMMKWFFKSNLQSQKKAS, encoded by the coding sequence ATGTTTATTCTTCAATTAGCACTCATGATTATTGCGGCGAAACTTGCCGGAAGTTTAAGTGTGAAATTTGGTCAACCATCCGTACTTGGGCAAATTATTGTCGGTGTTTTGTTAGGGCCATCAGTTTTTGGACTAATTGGTGCATCAGATACTTTATCTGCATTTAGTACAATTGGTGTCATTTTGCTTATGTTCATTGCGGGCTTAGAAACTGATCTCGACGAATTTAAACGATCAGGCAAATCATCGACATTCGTAGGTCTTGGTGGAATACTTGTTCCGTTATTTCTCGGATATTTCACAGGAGTGATGATGGATTTAACGATTCTCCAATCTTGGTTTTTAGGTGTCGTACTTTCTGCAACGAGTGTAAGTATCTCAGTACAAGCACTTAAAGAAATGAACCAACTAAAAACACCAGAAGGAACTACAATTTTAGGTGCTGCTGTCATTGATGATGTCATTGTTATGATTGTTTTGGCCTTTTTAATGAGTTTTGCTGGTGGTGGAGAAGTAGCTTTAACAACACTGGTTTTAAAGAAGGCCTTATTCTTTACAGTGGCCATTTTTATTGCATGGAAAGTCGTGCCTTTCTTTATGAAAAAGTTTACTAATTTGCCTATTAATGAACCAGTAATTTCTGCTGCGATTATTGTCTGTTTCCTGTACGCATATGCGGCAGAATACACAGGAGTTGCTCATATCATCGGGGCTTATATTGCTGGTATAGCAATTGGCTTGACAGGATTCAAACACGAAGTTTTTGAAAAAGTTGAAACGATTAGTTACTCTATATTTGTACCAATATTCTTTGCCTACATTGGGATTTCTGCTGAATTTACAGGTATTCTTGATAATTTAGTTCCTATTATTTTGCTAAGTATTTTAGCTATTTTAACTAAGTTTGTTGGTTCTGGTACTGGTGCAAAACTAGCTGGATTTGGTTGGAATAGTTCAATGGGAATTGGCTCAGCAATGGTGTCAAGAGGTGAAGTTGCACTAATCGTTGCTACAATGGGGTTGAGTGCAAACCTTATATCACAAGAGTTATTTGCTACGATAATTGTTGTAGTCATTGTAACAACAATTGCCACTCCACCTATGATGAAGTGGTTTTTCAAATCTAATCTGCAGAGTCAAAAAAAAGCGAGCTAA
- a CDS encoding helix-turn-helix transcriptional regulator, giving the protein MKTKIKEYRAKYNITQLELAKTVGVRRETISFLEKGEYNPSLKLAIKVARNFQVSIEEIFIFEESDFD; this is encoded by the coding sequence ATGAAAACAAAAATTAAGGAATACAGAGCAAAATACAATATAACTCAATTAGAACTTGCAAAAACGGTCGGGGTAAGAAGAGAAACGATCAGCTTTTTGGAAAAAGGAGAGTATAATCCTTCCCTAAAGCTCGCCATTAAAGTTGCGCGTAATTTTCAGGTAAGTATAGAAGAAATATTCATCTTTGAGGAGAGTGATTTTGATTAA
- a CDS encoding GNAT family N-acetyltransferase — MAKKEAPKIQTERLVLRPRAEKDIPNMLKMFNNDEVREFLGINPPRDEHSMLEMVRNRTETKWTVALKDTDDFIGDVMIPEIAEGYLGEIGYRFMREHWGGGFAYEAVSAVIEHSKSTLNLKRLFATIDNKNMPSKKLIERLGFTLVAVLPESHLHGRVADVAYYSRIV; from the coding sequence ATGGCAAAAAAAGAAGCACCGAAAATCCAAACAGAACGATTGGTTTTACGTCCGAGAGCGGAAAAAGACATTCCCAATATGCTTAAAATGTTTAACAATGATGAAGTAAGAGAATTTCTTGGAATTAATCCCCCACGTGATGAACACTCAATGTTAGAAATGGTTAGGAATCGTACTGAAACAAAATGGACGGTCGCATTAAAAGATACAGATGACTTCATCGGTGATGTAATGATTCCAGAAATAGCAGAAGGTTATCTTGGCGAAATTGGTTATCGCTTCATGAGGGAGCATTGGGGAGGCGGTTTTGCGTATGAAGCGGTTTCCGCGGTCATTGAGCATAGTAAAAGCACATTAAACCTTAAACGCCTATTTGCTACTATAGATAACAAAAATATGCCATCTAAAAAGTTAATTGAAAGACTAGGATTTACGTTGGTAGCTGTGTTGCCTGAATCGCATTTACACGGCAGAGTTGCCGATGTAGCTTACTATTCTCGTATAGTATAA
- a CDS encoding Ger(x)C family spore germination protein produces MKKIMLIVFLWIPVLLLTGCGDVKEIQDLNYATAIGIDYKDKKYVTYVQMISLNTLANTEGSGSSSPEVMVSETSASTFSDALFEVYDTSQDRIIWSHVSSIILSESAIQQGFTNVFDAMIRYYEFRLTPWVFGTKEPMHDLLSTPGFFNQGAMETLLHNPENVHQQNFLMSPLELYMFAREFYEPNMTTVLPVLKIDDNEWMKNKQPEPKIAYDGGFFLEDTVYKGFFELDKLKGLRWITPNLKRTAVHIEEKNKDTKMLVVIEDSKYKIKVNNSESKPTFKIYLTLKGYVVNQNEQLTVGTEEVTKLTEEYIKEDIQQLFNLSQETNTDLFNFSHLLYSRKHQYWKSISNKDEFFKSDGTISKINVEFNLKHDGAGKNAHY; encoded by the coding sequence ATGAAAAAAATAATGCTGATTGTTTTTTTGTGGATACCGGTACTTTTATTAACTGGTTGCGGTGACGTGAAGGAAATACAAGACTTAAATTATGCAACAGCCATTGGCATTGATTATAAAGATAAAAAATACGTAACTTATGTACAAATGATCAGCTTAAATACCTTAGCAAATACTGAAGGAAGTGGAAGTTCTTCACCGGAGGTTATGGTTTCAGAAACATCAGCCTCAACTTTTAGTGATGCTTTATTCGAGGTATATGATACTTCGCAAGATAGGATTATTTGGTCTCATGTTAGCAGTATCATACTTAGTGAATCTGCTATACAACAAGGTTTTACCAACGTGTTTGATGCTATGATAAGATATTATGAATTTCGCCTTACCCCATGGGTGTTTGGAACAAAAGAGCCGATGCATGATCTTTTGTCTACTCCAGGTTTTTTCAACCAAGGAGCAATGGAGACACTATTGCATAATCCTGAAAATGTACACCAACAGAACTTTTTAATGAGTCCATTAGAGTTGTATATGTTTGCTAGAGAATTTTACGAACCGAATATGACGACTGTTTTACCTGTTCTAAAGATAGATGATAATGAATGGATGAAAAATAAACAACCTGAACCAAAGATCGCCTATGATGGAGGGTTCTTTCTAGAAGACACAGTCTACAAAGGTTTTTTTGAGTTGGATAAATTAAAAGGACTGCGGTGGATTACACCGAATTTAAAGCGAACCGCTGTTCATATAGAGGAAAAAAATAAGGACACTAAGATGCTTGTGGTAATCGAGGATAGTAAGTATAAAATTAAAGTAAACAATTCCGAGAGCAAACCTACATTTAAAATTTATCTGACCTTAAAAGGATATGTTGTAAATCAAAATGAACAATTAACTGTGGGCACAGAGGAAGTTACTAAATTAACTGAAGAATATATAAAAGAAGACATACAACAACTATTTAATTTAAGTCAAGAAACAAATACAGATCTCTTCAATTTTAGTCATTTATTATATAGCAGGAAGCACCAGTATTGGAAAAGTATAAGTAATAAAGATGAATTCTTTAAAAGTGATGGAACAATAAGTAAAATCAATGTTGAGTTTAATCTCAAACATGATGGGGCTGGAAAAAATGCACACTACTGA
- a CDS encoding GNAT family N-acetyltransferase produces the protein MEVEKYLKEMPEFKTERLTLRKLASSDLEDVFSFCSNPKVAHPMTWEVNESREVTNEFLHMVISGYEKGESGEWAIEWNETGQVIGVAAFIDWNNKHKCVELGYFLSEDYWGRGIATEALQELVHYGFSKLYLNRIEGRSDTDNIGSQKVMKKLGMEYEGTLRKNEFIKGEFRDTEVYSILESEYGPFLNNV, from the coding sequence ATGGAAGTTGAAAAATATTTAAAAGAAATGCCTGAGTTTAAAACGGAAAGGTTAACACTTAGAAAGCTTGCATCTTCAGATTTAGAAGATGTCTTTAGTTTCTGCTCCAACCCTAAAGTAGCGCATCCTATGACTTGGGAAGTAAACGAGTCAAGAGAGGTAACCAACGAGTTTTTACATATGGTCATTTCAGGTTACGAAAAAGGTGAATCCGGTGAATGGGCCATAGAGTGGAATGAAACAGGTCAAGTGATCGGTGTGGCCGCTTTTATTGATTGGAACAATAAACATAAGTGCGTAGAATTGGGATATTTTTTATCCGAAGATTATTGGGGAAGAGGTATTGCTACGGAAGCCCTCCAAGAACTTGTTCATTATGGATTTAGTAAGTTATATCTGAATCGAATTGAGGGGAGATCCGATACGGATAATATCGGTTCTCAAAAGGTGATGAAGAAACTAGGCATGGAATATGAAGGCACTTTAAGAAAGAATGAGTTTATTAAGGGTGAATTTAGAGATACGGAAGTGTATTCGATATTGGAAAGTGAGTATGGACCCTTTTTGAATAACGTGTAA
- a CDS encoding DMT family transporter: MNTSWIKVFVAAFFEVFWVIGLKHADDFWTWAGTIIAIIISFYVLIMAGRELPVGTVYAVFVGLGTAGTVFSETLFFGVPLKVEKILLITLLLAGVIGLKLVTKDKVQSGDES, encoded by the coding sequence ATGAACACAAGTTGGATTAAAGTTTTTGTTGCAGCTTTCTTTGAAGTTTTTTGGGTGATTGGTTTAAAACACGCAGATGACTTTTGGACATGGGCTGGAACTATTATTGCAATCATCATCAGCTTCTATGTATTGATTATGGCCGGACGAGAACTTCCTGTAGGAACTGTATATGCAGTTTTTGTTGGATTAGGTACTGCAGGAACTGTATTTTCTGAAACCCTATTCTTTGGAGTGCCATTAAAAGTAGAAAAAATACTTTTAATTACACTTTTATTAGCAGGGGTGATTGGCTTGAAATTAGTAACAAAGGACAAAGTGCAGTCAGGAGATGAATCTTAA
- a CDS encoding endospore germination permease, with protein MNFSRPQIFFLFVLFIGISNHVILLPHLLQVSKRDAWIAALIAYFILLIWTFFIRGISLKIQQQSLKSWLDQRVGKVISSLIICSLMIYILIIGAISFNDLISTIQIYFLPATSIWLITIPFITLCTIAGISKLNTIVYPAIVCTPIVLILGCFVAVATMKQKEYSYMFPILANNSGHLLEGILMILGANVDLLLLLVIQNNLKKPYTYLNLIALITILIILVLGPTLGAIAAFGPEVSSQMRFPAFEQWRLVQIGSHISHLDYLAIFQLIVGVFIRVSFCIFLMWRIWETPLIKVKSGTVSIFIVIALLLSLPQNTDIFIQSFIQKYFYPSAFIYGCLLTVTFFLISISKRGRTV; from the coding sequence ATGAATTTTTCCAGGCCTCAAATTTTCTTTTTGTTTGTTTTGTTTATTGGGATCTCAAATCACGTTATTTTACTACCACACTTACTCCAAGTATCAAAACGAGATGCCTGGATTGCAGCTTTAATTGCTTATTTCATACTCCTGATATGGACTTTTTTTATTAGGGGAATTTCACTTAAAATCCAACAACAGAGTCTTAAAAGTTGGCTTGATCAAAGAGTGGGGAAGGTGATATCTTCTTTAATCATCTGTTCCCTAATGATTTATATCCTTATCATTGGAGCCATCAGTTTTAATGATCTAATTAGTACTATTCAAATATATTTCCTTCCTGCAACCTCCATTTGGCTAATTACTATTCCGTTTATCACATTATGTACAATAGCCGGTATTTCAAAACTTAATACAATTGTATATCCTGCGATTGTCTGTACTCCAATTGTGCTTATTTTAGGTTGTTTTGTAGCTGTTGCTACTATGAAACAGAAGGAATACTCATATATGTTTCCAATACTAGCAAATAATAGTGGTCATTTATTAGAGGGGATACTAATGATCTTAGGTGCGAATGTGGATTTATTATTATTGCTTGTCATTCAAAATAACCTTAAAAAGCCCTATACCTATTTAAATTTAATTGCATTAATAACAATACTGATTATTCTTGTCCTTGGACCGACTCTTGGTGCAATTGCTGCTTTTGGACCAGAAGTATCCTCTCAAATGAGATTCCCAGCTTTTGAACAATGGCGTTTAGTCCAAATAGGTTCTCACATATCCCATTTGGACTACTTGGCGATTTTTCAATTAATTGTTGGTGTATTTATTAGAGTTTCGTTTTGCATTTTTTTGATGTGGAGAATATGGGAAACGCCATTAATTAAAGTGAAAAGTGGAACCGTATCAATATTTATTGTGATAGCCCTGTTACTTTCATTACCACAAAATACAGATATTTTTATACAGTCATTTATTCAAAAATATTTTTATCCTTCTGCTTTTATTTATGGTTGTTTACTGACAGTAACTTTCTTTCTTATTAGTATCTCGAAGAGGGGGAGGACGGTATAA
- the hxlB gene encoding 6-phospho-3-hexuloisomerase has product MVNYKEAAGVITNEITSTLNNVDSQEIERLIEQINQAEKVFFVGVGRVLLSLKSIAKRLAHLGVQTYVVGQITEPAMTEKDLLIVGSGSGETAFPLIIAKKAKELNATVAHIGANPNSSMSQYADVFVRLPISSNPDTDEEVQSQQPMKSLFEQSLLLLGDTIALMMVKKENIELHSLWEYHANLE; this is encoded by the coding sequence ATGGTTAACTATAAGGAAGCAGCAGGAGTCATTACTAATGAAATCACATCCACATTGAACAACGTGGACAGTCAGGAGATTGAACGTTTGATCGAACAGATCAATCAAGCAGAAAAAGTATTCTTCGTAGGTGTAGGACGGGTGCTTTTATCATTGAAATCCATCGCTAAAAGGTTGGCGCACCTCGGTGTTCAGACCTACGTGGTAGGGCAGATCACAGAACCGGCCATGACGGAGAAGGACCTGTTGATCGTTGGATCAGGCAGCGGAGAAACAGCATTTCCTCTCATTATTGCCAAAAAAGCGAAAGAACTGAATGCAACAGTCGCCCACATCGGTGCGAATCCAAATAGTTCCATGAGCCAATACGCTGATGTGTTCGTACGTCTTCCTATTAGTTCCAACCCGGATACAGATGAAGAAGTACAGTCCCAGCAGCCGATGAAGAGTCTATTTGAGCAAAGTCTTCTTCTCTTAGGGGATACTATCGCTTTAATGATGGTCAAAAAAGAGAACATCGAACTGCATTCGCTTTGGGAATACCACGCGAACTTAGAATAG
- a CDS encoding mannitol-1-phosphate 5-dehydrogenase yields the protein MKALHFGAGNIGRGLIGYLLNKTGYEICFVDADHQLVESINAKKQYVIELLDENHTKETVSPVRALHTSAQNEIIEAIVEADFITTSVGAQNLSRIAPILSKGLLLRKQQNKPIIDVMANENTINASSQLKEEVKKIVSEQQMDEIISSVGFPNSAIDRLSLSEKRKEGEIALVEPYYEWIINRSEMVNKELPPVENAVYVDTLKPHIERKLYMVNMGHATTAYMGYLKGYPTIQRALQDAELEEFLRETLHESARYFTHIHDMDDQGLEAFIEKTIDRFKSENISDDVLRVGRAPIRKLGSEERLVKPARVLYDMDLPIVNLTTAIAAALLFDNPEDEESVTLQNYMEDQGIEAAIAHFTEWNDDIVLSKIKNQYLQLKQEQPLKS from the coding sequence ATGAAAGCGCTACATTTTGGAGCAGGGAATATCGGGCGAGGCTTAATCGGATATCTCCTGAACAAGACGGGATATGAAATCTGTTTTGTGGATGCAGACCACCAGTTGGTCGAAAGCATCAATGCCAAAAAGCAGTATGTGATCGAGTTACTAGATGAAAATCACACGAAGGAGACCGTTTCTCCTGTGAGAGCCCTGCATACAAGTGCTCAGAATGAAATCATCGAAGCTATTGTAGAAGCGGATTTCATCACGACATCTGTAGGAGCACAGAATCTTTCAAGAATTGCTCCAATCTTATCAAAAGGGCTTCTGTTAAGAAAGCAACAAAACAAACCTATCATCGATGTGATGGCCAATGAAAATACCATAAATGCTTCTTCTCAACTGAAAGAAGAAGTGAAAAAAATAGTTTCCGAACAACAAATGGATGAAATCATATCTTCCGTTGGTTTTCCGAACTCCGCGATTGACCGTCTTTCGCTATCTGAAAAACGAAAGGAAGGGGAGATCGCCCTTGTTGAACCCTATTATGAATGGATCATCAACCGTTCTGAGATGGTGAATAAGGAGCTTCCCCCAGTGGAAAATGCCGTCTACGTGGACACGTTGAAACCACACATCGAGCGCAAGTTGTACATGGTGAACATGGGGCACGCGACCACAGCGTACATGGGGTATTTGAAAGGCTATCCAACCATTCAACGGGCCTTACAGGATGCCGAGCTGGAGGAGTTCTTAAGGGAAACCCTTCATGAGTCTGCCCGCTATTTCACCCACATCCATGATATGGACGATCAGGGGTTGGAAGCGTTTATTGAAAAAACCATCGATCGCTTCAAAAGTGAAAACATCAGCGATGATGTTTTACGTGTAGGAAGGGCTCCAATCCGGAAGCTCGGGTCAGAGGAACGGTTAGTCAAACCAGCTAGAGTCCTTTATGATATGGACCTGCCGATCGTAAACCTGACCACTGCGATCGCGGCCGCGCTTTTATTTGATAACCCTGAAGATGAGGAATCTGTCACACTTCAAAATTATATGGAAGATCAGGGGATCGAAGCGGCCATCGCTCATTTCACTGAATGGAACGATGACATTGTCTTATCGAAAATCAAGAATCAATATTTACAATTGAAACAAGAACAACCGCTGAAAAGCTGA
- a CDS encoding SDR family oxidoreductase has product MSNLQDQVVIITGASSGIGEETAKELSSKGAKLVLAARREERLQELADKVNNNGGHAIYKSTDVTSYEEMEELAEYAQKEFGQIDAIVNNAGLMPLSFLNKQKVKEWDQMIDVNIKGVLYGISAVLPHMRERKKGHIINISSVAGHVVFPGSAVYSGTKFAVRAITDGLRMEESAESKIRATIISPGAVSTELTSTITDEDVKGGVDELYEQAITPDSIARTIRYALEEPTEVTINEIVVRPTDQSM; this is encoded by the coding sequence TTGTCAAATCTACAAGATCAAGTTGTTATTATCACAGGTGCTTCTAGTGGTATCGGAGAAGAAACAGCGAAAGAATTATCTTCTAAAGGAGCAAAGCTTGTGTTGGCTGCTCGACGTGAAGAGCGTTTACAAGAGTTAGCCGATAAAGTGAATAACAACGGAGGCCATGCTATTTATAAATCAACAGATGTGACCTCTTATGAAGAAATGGAAGAGCTGGCAGAGTATGCACAAAAGGAATTCGGTCAAATTGATGCGATTGTGAATAACGCAGGTTTGATGCCTTTGTCCTTCTTGAATAAACAAAAGGTAAAAGAATGGGATCAAATGATTGATGTGAACATAAAAGGTGTGCTATACGGAATATCTGCTGTCCTTCCACATATGCGTGAAAGAAAAAAAGGACACATCATCAATATTTCATCTGTAGCCGGACACGTTGTATTCCCAGGAAGTGCGGTGTACAGCGGTACAAAATTTGCAGTTAGAGCAATTACCGATGGACTTAGAATGGAAGAGTCCGCTGAAAGTAAAATCAGAGCGACGATCATCTCACCTGGAGCGGTATCTACTGAACTAACCTCTACGATCACCGATGAGGATGTCAAAGGCGGAGTGGATGAGCTTTATGAGCAAGCAATAACACCAGACAGCATTGCAAGAACAATCCGTTATGCACTGGAAGAACCTACTGAAGTGACCATCAATGAGATTGTCGTAAGACCAACGGATCAATCCATGTAA